gaaaagaacagCTACTTTTCCTAAAGCAGAAAGAGCATAGTGGAAAACATCTACCCAAAGCacaaacaaaagctgcagcaaaaagcaaacaaattacaAACTAAACTAAAATTGAACTGCAGAGAAAAGACGAGAAAAGATGACAGGAGAATTTAAAACCCTTTTCCTACTGACTCCTTATGCCTCGATACTCGTATTTTGGCAAAACAAAATCCCTGTGACCTGCTAAGAAACACAATAGCTAGAGCTGGCTTTTAATTTGCGTAAAATCAACTAGTTTGAAAACAGGATTAGCTCTAAGAGATGAGAAATAAGTTCAGGTCAAGGCACACAGAGCTGATCAAACACTGCCCTGTGACTTAGTGCTTGCACTCCTGGGGGTGTGTATTGTAGATGCAGATGGACTTGGATGGCCCCACATGATGCTGCAGGCTGCATTTTAGCCATGTGTGCTGAAGTCACACTAAGACTGATCTGAAGTTCTTGAACatttcatgaaataaaaatcgCTCATATATAACACAGCATTCTAAGCTTTTATGTCTTTGAATTCTGGATGTGTTGTGGGGAAACTACTCTGTACAGCCcagccacaaaaaaacccttttgacATGTCCAAATACCTATAAATCACCATCCCCCTCTGGACAGATCTACAGCAAATGTCCTGAGCAACTTAACTGCTTTATTCAGAAACATCCTGGCTATATTTCTCTCAAATTTTTGGTACAAATTTCTCTAAACCAATTACACTACTTTCCTCATCTAGCAGGATTTTATAAGTACTTATAGGATTATAATCACAGATAAGCTGTGTTTCTCCAGCCTGGAGACAAAGTGCCTGGTTCAAGATAACAAATTAATATCTTTGTCATTAAGGAGCAAAGCCTTGAACATGTTCCAACCATCCTTCATTCCTCCTTCTCTGACCTACAAAGCCCTATACCAGCTGTCTTTCCTGTCaagttttgaaaagctttaACCTCCATTTTCAAGATTTGCAGTTCCATAAACActgtttctgctgaagtttCCTTTCATGCTAAAATAATCTATTTAAGTCTCTCTCTGGATTTACCCCAGCTACAATACTTTCTCCCTAGTTTCACAAACCCTCATGCTAAAAATTTCTCTCCCCTACCATGAGCCATTTTCACCTCCAAATTTCCTGAAACAATCTCATCTCAGCCATTCACCCAGACTACCAAGTGGCAGACATGTTCTAGTACTTTATCTGTGTCAAAGTTGAGTACCTATAGTTTAACAAAATCATCATCTTTATCTTACCTATCTGCACAGCTGTTACATTTCACCATACTCAGAACAGCCCCCATGAGGAAGAACATCAGAATGGGGTCCAGCAGAATATACTGGGACAAAGTAATACAGCCCGTATCTGCAAACAGACACACAACAATGTCAAAAAGGCTTGTGGTTCCAAAGCAAATCTAAGACTGCAGGAAGCCAGTTTCCTCAGTGTAGTTAAAATAAGGGGAACATGGGaaattttagaaacagaagcagATCAGAACATTCCAACTTCTACCTGggtaacaaatgaaaaaacaacCTTCACAAAAAACAGGCAATGCAACAGTATCTGTGAAACACCATTTGGGAGGTGCTGCTAACATATTCAGATGGAGAGCATTACAGACAGCAATGATCTACCTACTAACGCACCAGTATGGTGCCAGAGGGTGCTACAGGAcaagtaatttttcagatgttACCTATAAAAATGAATATGACTTGGATATTTTAAGTCTCCATGCCTCAATATCTGTGTGTCCTCACAAAATCCCAATTTGTGCAACACCATTTGCAATGTTAATTTCTCCACTTGGCTCAATTCAACAAGGAACTTTATTAATTTCTTACTGCGAACTCTTCCACAGTAATGCTGTAGGCTGTTAAATCCCTCTATAATTCATATGGGAGACATCGATATTTCGCTAGTGAGCAAAATAATTCCTGACCATCCATCTTATAAATTCTTAAAATTGAGGTGAAATGTAGTCCAGCACAGCGCTTATGCACAGCTTATGCACATAACAGAAGTACCTATGAAGTAGACAAGACTGTAAAATTCTCAAGGGGACCACCAATTAAAAAGCCTCATATATACATAgcagaattattttgcttttgggaACCTCTCTCATTAACCCAAATATCCCCTGGCTAGGTAACACGACAATCCAGAAATTAAATTCTCTGAACAATTAACCTGCTCAATTTTAGTGTAGCAGGAGCACCTACCAAAAATAAGGATGAAAGCTGTGAGTAAGGCAGCTGGCAGTGACTTTGACAGTTCCAATACTGTGAGGTAGGCGAAGGGAACCAGGCAGGAACCAAGGAACGCACAGAACTGCAGGAGAAGATGATCATGGGAGAAGTTATAACCCTCCCCAAGGTGAACATGCACCCACACCCTTTGCCTTCCTTCACGTTCCACACCTACCAACAACAGGAGGTGCTGCAGTAGCTGAACTGACTCACTAAGAACATCAGACAAAAGCCAAATGATCAAAGATACtgttcagagaaggaaagctgCTTACTCTGCTCTGTCTCTAGAGGCATCAGTAACAACAGTTGGTCATTCTCTTGCTAGACAACATCAGATATTCATAAAAAGATATGTCAAGTGGGTGCACTACACATCCACCATACTCAACTTATTTTAACAAGATATTAGAATATGAAATCTAAGAACAAAATACACCTGTACCTTACATCTTTAGCAGACCAGTATCACCTCCCCTACACAAATGAGACTGAGGATagttggaggaggaagaacagaaatcaaaacaaaagaaagcagcatcaCAGTAAAATTTGTTCTCTTCATCTTCTGGTTCTAGCACTTCTCCCACCTTTGGCTCAGGGAAATCTAGAACCACGAACTGCTGGAGACCCAGAaagtaaaccaaaaaaaagacgCCTTCCCAGTTTTTATCCTTCTTTCTAGGGACTAGCAATTGgccactgtttctttttttggcttATGTTATCTGCTGTCAGTTTTATGGCTCTTGGTCGTCCCAGACAGCAGTACAGCCAGGGTTTCAGACAGAACACCACTCTGAAGAGTAAACCCTGCCCCCAGCTTCATCAGCTTACTCAGCTCAGCGTCCCTGGTGGCAAACTGCAGGTGGCAGTGGATGATCCTGGCTTTGTGACATCCTTGGCTctccagcagagcagccaggcacAATGGAGTGAGCAGAAGCCCAAGCTCAGCAGTGTTTCCTTTGCAGAACAGGCAAGATATCTGTCCCACTCAGGAGTGTAGTCCCACTAATTAGCAGCAAGGGTTGGCCTCAATAATCACCTTACTTTCTTACCTGGCCTCTCACAGCCAGACATTAAGACTTATTCACAATACAACCACTAACAGTTTTCTGAGGAGCCAAGGTACGAGGCTAAACAGACCTCTGATCTGATCCAGGAGAGCTGTTCCTATGATATAACACTCTGTACTGAAAAGCACAGGAGAGCTAACCAGCTTGATACTAGCCAGTAGAGCCTTACCGCTCTCATTCCCACATAGTTGTGCTGCTCATATCTGTCTCCTGgcttttggaaaggaaatgtaCCATCATATCCACTAAGGTAGCCAGCAAGTCCAATCAGCATCTGaagagaaaaggtgaaaaaactGGTCAGGGAAATCACATTGGAGGAAGGATTATCCAAGCCAGCAGCAGGTAAGAGTTTTATAGAAGCCAAGTCTGATCCAGAGGATAACTACTTAATTCAGACACATCATCCAAACAAGACTGTATGTACAGAATTCATATGCATACATATTGTCCTTCGTCTAAAGGCAAATTCAGAAGGGATCAAAAGGACTTTGGCTGCTGGCTATAAGGAGGACCGCAAGCTCAAGAGAAATACCAGGTGTGGGATTTAGCTGTTGCTAGAATGAGTTCTTCAATTACAGAATAGCAAGTTAAGGCTTTCCAGGTCCTTTGTGGTAGGAGTCTCATATACACACAAGCTATCAGGAACCATTCAGTTCCTTTGAACTATAGGCTTCTATTAAATATCCCCTCCCGACCACTTAATGCCACACTCATTTTTTAATGTCAAGCCTCTCAAATACCCAACATgtaatactgttttgttttcccatattcaaagcattttcataaagaagaaaagatgcaaaCTGAGGCTCTGGATAGAGAATGCAAATTACCATGCTGCCAACAACAGTTAGGGAAGGTATTGGTGTTCATCACATCCTTCAGCCAGAAGGATGGGGAAGACTTTTGTTGGCCCACTCCTGTGGCTTCTAAATCATGTAACAGAAGAGCAGTTTACCTTCCCCAAAGGGGGGTGGACATCAAAGAAGAAGGTCCGATTAATGTAGTAACTTCCCATCTTCCCAAAATGAGTTTCATcccaactggaaaaaaaaaaccaaacccgaACCACCAAACAACTTGCTGTAACGCTGAAGACAGTAAAAGACCCCAGGAAGGTCTTTTTACTCATGCTTTTCATCATATAGGGGGTTAGTGCCATACATTCAATATGAGACAGTGCATTAAATTCACTGGGACACCATGGAGAGTCCTTCAGCCATTCTAGGCAGGGTCCTTTTTAAAGGGTTTGATGTTAGCCCTCCAAAACTCCAGGCTGAGCTTAGAGATGTTAAAAAATCAGCCTGCAACCCACAGATCCCCAAAACCGCCCCCCTGAGACCCGGTCCCCTCTCTGCAACACGTCCCGAGAGCAGCGGTGAGCgcggggcagggcccggggccgggctggccgGAGGGCACAGCGCTTCCCCCCGGCCCTCGCTGCCAGgaccccaccccaccccctgcctgGAGCGGAGGGGCCCCTTCCCGGCCGGGAcaggccggggcggccgggTGCTTGAGAACGGGGCGAAGGCCGTGGCCGGGGCGCTCCCCGGGAGGCGGCGGACACCCACCCGCAACCAGCGGCCCGGGCCaggcccgccgcccccggggccaTGCCCCGCCGGGGGggcgcaggccccgccccggcccgtaCCAGACGTGCGGCGGCTCCGGCAGGCGGTGGAAGCGGGAGGCGACGCTGAGGAGGGTGACGAGGGCCAGCGCCGCCGGGcgagccgcggcggggcgggccggcctccccggcagccggcggggctcccgctgccgcggcgggcggccgctCGGGCCCGGCTCGGCctggccgccccccgccgccggcatCCGCGGGGCTCGGCAGCGCGCAGCAgcgggccgggcgcggcgcATCCCGGGAGACggagcccggggcgggcggggggcgcggggcaggCCGGGAGGTGTAGTCCTGCCGGGGCCCGAGGTGCGGGGGGGCCCTGCGGCGGCCCGAAGCCGGGACGGGGCTGGCACTGCAGCCCCCGCCGAGAGTCGCGGCGCGGGATGAGCTCTGCCGCGGCCAAGGTACGCGGTGCTGGCTCCGCGCTAGCCCTGCGGGGCGTCCCCGCCGGGCGGGAGGGGAGTGGGGGCGATGGCGGCGCCAGAGCCGGAGGGAGCGGGGCGTggggcggcggctccgcgcctGACTCCGCTTGGCCTTGCCCCGCTTGGCCTTGCCCCGCTTGGCCTTGCCCCAGCCGCTGCAGCCGGCTGGGATCGCGGCCTCCGTCGGCTTCGGGTGCCCCGGCCTTGCCGGATAGACCAGGGTGGTGGTGACCGGGACGGCTGCACCCCCGTGCACGGCGTCTCTCAAAGAGATTTCCGCTGCCCCGGCCTGCACCCACCTCTGTGTCTCAGTGGAGAGCAAGGAATTTGCCCCCATGCTAAATAAAACTAATGCCTTTCAAAGCAGTGGTGGTGGTTACTTAAGATGGTTTATCCACGTGAGCTGTTAACACCATCGCCTGCTGCAGAGGTACTGAGAGTTCAGGAGCAAACCTGTTCCTTCTGCTTGCACCTTTACATTTTAACCAAGCAGAATACAAGCGGTGCCTTTCAGACACTAAGGTTTCCTTTACGCAGGCCTCCAAGGAGCAGTTTTCTCTCTCATGTCCCacgtttagattggatattaggagaaatttctttaccagtggtcaagcattggaacaggctgcccagagaggtggtggagtcaccatccctggaagtgttcaaaaagcatGTAGACATGGCAtgttgggacatggtttagtaggcatcatggtgttgggttgatgattggactgatgatcatagaggtcctttccaaccttagtgatttctagtttcactttcattaaaaataatccagccaccaagccaggaaacatgaaattaattattactctactcttaattggtttagtggtggacttcgtagtattaggttaatgattggacttgatgatcttaaaggtctttgacaacctgaatgattctattattctatgttGGTGGCTGCTCTGCGTCAGTTCGTGTGTGCAGGCTGCTTGGAGTGATGGGTCTCAAGAATCAGGTGAAAGACTTTGCCTTTCCAAGTGCATCCCGAAATAGCCTGGAAAGAGGTGGTATCCAGAGGAGACCATACTGAAGCGGGCAGGCTTGGAAACTTGAGAGCTCAACACACAAAGTTTGAGCTGTCTCTTCCATCTTCCTAAACAGTGAAATGCATTTCCCAGATTTTTTACTCTGGATGGGGATTTAAGCCCAAACTTTCCTCACTGCACCACTGatgctggaaatgaaaacagaaccaAACCAGAAATCTCAGCAGACATCAAGCAAATGTTGTCCTCCTGCCATCCTCCCAGCTCCAACTGGTCTAACCTGCAGCTTATGGGGATTGTACCCCACAGGGTTGTAAATGGAGGCAGTTTTTCCCTACTACTTCCCTGGCCCGTGCTCAGCTCTTCCTCCGAGGAAGACTAGATATAACGTCACTCTGGGACCTGTCCACTGAGAACAAAACACTCCTGCTGTCTCTAGTCTTTACTTAGCTgattgttttgcctgtgatctgccctgctgctgggagcaaaGCAGCATGAACTTAAAGAGATTGCTCCAGGCCCCAGCCCCTGGAGACACAGTTCCCAACTGAGGGATGGCTTGTTTTCCATGTGTCTTTTGGGTGAAATCCCTATGGCCTTGAAATTATAGAGCAAAGCAATTAGCTTAGCATAATTTATTACAAATGATAGCACAGGCTGCAATAACAACAAGGAGAGGATCAGGAGAAATGTCTCTGCCAGCTGAGAGGCCAGAGTCCAAAACAGGTGTGGTGAAGGACATGAATTTCTGAGCCAAAAAATCATCAGCAAGGtccccaggaaaaacaagtaaaaatagTATGTCATGAATGCTGTATGTTTCCCTTTTGAAGACatagtttctgtttctttccctgcaaTCCAGCAGCTaggcatttggaaaaaaagcataGCTGAGATTTCCAGTGCCCCGATTCCAGAAGCAGAGAATTTAAGCAAATCAGTAAATACTTTGTCCGCGAAAGTGTTGCCAATACTGCCATTGCTTCCCTCCTCACTTATAAACCATTTCTCCAGTAAACTTTGACTAGAGTAATTTAATCAAATGCATACCTCATTTAAAGTTATTTGAACCAATCTAAACTGTAAGAGAAGCATCAAGTTTACAAAGAGGACTGGAGCACAGAGATCCTCGGGGTCTCTCTGGTTTTCTGTTGACAGATTGTGTGTCAGTGAGCAAATCCCTgcctttttctgccttgctgtCAGTCTCAGTATAATTTCTATGCATTTTGGGACGGTGGTGACACAGAGAGATCCCTGGCATGCTATGGGATCtatggaaggaaggagaaacatGATTACAGGTTTATTTAGAGACATGCATGAGTACCAATTTCCTGTGTGGAAAGAAAAGACCATAACACAAAAAAGCAAGCGTCATATTTTGCACAAAGTTGGCCTGGGAGCAGAGTAGTGGCCTCGCCCGCGCCTGCAACATAGAAAACCTTCTGCACCAGCTGGTACTGACGGGAGGAGGGCTACAGGAGGACCCTAAGGGACCTCCCTGCAAAGGCAGCCCCTGTTCAGGGAGCTGGCAGTAGTTCCCTAGTGAAATAGAAATTCTGCATGTGGCTTCGGTTTCCTTGTTTTGTTCCCCAGGGCTGTATTTCTGCATTGGCAACTGCTGAGAGCCTGACAGGCTCTCTAGATATCTCACTTATTTCTGGACAAAAAGCTAGGGAAATAAGGATGGTTCCTAAATGTGCTTCCAACCTCAAAGCTGGTTAATGGTTCTGATATCAGGAGTGGGGCTGCAGCACAACACCGGGGATGTGGATGTAGCTGACTGCAGTCGCTCAGGATTGAATCTGACTGGCTGTTTTTTGTGTCCTGGGCACAGATTTGAGGGCATAGTCCTTTTCTCATTGGCTTTAGGAGAGAAgccttcccccatcccagctgagttaaaagggaaagcaaagagttttttatttcctggaGTGGATTGCACACACTGACCATGGCATCTGAAAAGGTGAGAGCTTGGACGGGGTGGAAGCGTGCGGGAAAGCTGTCTCGGTGCTAGAGCTCAGATAGAAATGAACTGTCTGCCCTCTTCGCCTTCATCTCAAACAGCAGAAGCTCTTCTTGTTTGGAAAGAGGCCTGGCCCTCCCCTGCGTGGCTGGAAAAGCTGTTTCATGCCCCGCAAATACCTAGCGCAGGTGCTTGGCACAATCAGTGGGGAATTTGTTTCAAAGATCTAAGATGGGATAGAAGTTAGCAACATCTGATAGGGACAAAGAGGGAAGCTTCGTAGAGGATAATTTTAAGGTCACTTGTGCATTGCTGGAAACATCAGGTACAACTAAATGTTCACAGGGCCAGCATGAAAGACATTGATACTACCTGCACACCCAAACCAGGAAGAGTCACTTTCGGAAAGGAGCGCTCTCTCCCCCAAACGTTGCTCTTCCCCTGTCTTACTGTTCCTGAAATGCCTTCTGTTCATGCATTGTTCTCCTTACAATACTCTGGTGTTCCCACCATATaaccactttttctttctttctctcctcagcCGATACTTTATGGCTATTTCCGAAGTTCCTGCTCTTGGAGAGTGAGAATCGGTAAGATCCAGTGTTGATCTCTCTTTTACTGTCATGGTGTTATTGCAGTATCCTCCCCTTCACTAACTCGATTAATCAGTCACTTATTGCGAGAGAGAGAGATCAGCAAACATGAACTTGGAACAATGAGGCATCTCCCCAGTGGGAGGGACCGGCATACCACAGCTCACCTGGAGCAGGGGGAATGGAGAGGAACAGATGGGAGGGCTTCGCTCAGCCTGCAGCTAGTTAGAGGGAATTACTCCTTTTGTAAAGCTATCATGATGCAGATGGGTCTTTCTTCCACATGATCTATACTGCCTCAGATTCTGGTCTGCCCAGGTCTTGAGAGCTAAGCAGGGCTGGGAATGGTCCCTACTTGTACAGAGACAGTCTTAAGCAATGTTTTGCAGGTGAACACTGGGCCCCCTGCCCTCTATAAGCCAAATCAGGAGGGGCTGTGCTGCAAAGAGTGGCAAagcttattttgaaaaaatgcagtgtttttgcCAGGACTGATCTTTAGTGCTTTGGTCCTTCATTTGCCAGAGTGCTATCTTCTCAGTGGACTTAGGCCACCTTTCTTGAGGGATGCggtcttttttggtttttaaagacattcttttttcaaatggaGATGGTAACGTTTCCCTGAGTGCATTACCAATGAAACTGGTAAAGTGAATTTAAATATAGCTGCCAAGGCTCAGCGAAGGGCCGGGCACCCAGCCCACAGCGGGGTCACCGTGTGCGTGTCCCCTTGCAGACTAATACCGCAGCGGTAGGTGGGGAACGCTGCTCCACGTGCGCCGCGGGAGCAAACCTGTTTCCAAGAGAAGCCTTGTGGGAGAACGGTTTTAAATCCATCCaaaacacgaaattgctactctacccttaattggtttagcggtggacttggtagtgttaggttaatggttggactggatgatcttaaaggtcttttccaacctaaacgattctatggtcTCAGTGTGCCTGTCTGAAGCTGTACTCTCTGCTCTCCCTAGCACTGGCTCTGAAAGGGATTTCCTATGACCTGGTGCCAGTGAACCTCCTGAATGACGGGGGGCAGCAGGTAAGGATACAGCTACCATTGCTCTCTCCAGGGGTACTGAACTTGGGTATCATTAGGAAAATTGGGATTAGCACTAGAAAGTTCACAGGCAAAGTCACTGAATTCCTCACCGCTTCTCTGTACTTAATAGCTGCTTTCAGCCAGTATTCCCTGGCATGCAAGACAGGGAGAAGATGACTACAGGACACtaaaggttttttcctctcttaaaacACGTGTGACTGAATTTCATAAGGCTGAAGATCTTTTGCTCCTGCTTAGCACGATATAACTGAACATATCTGGTGCACAGACTTCAGAGAAGCTGTACTGCAATTTAAACACAGACTTGACCTCATTCAGTTAGCACCAGAACGTACGTGTGTGGCAGGGGGTGTGTGTCCAAAAGATGCTAAATGTTACAGCAAGGGAGTGCAAAGGGCCTGCCAAAGGAAGGGGTGGGTTGCCAGATGAGATCTTTGCTGAGAACTTATTTGGGGGACCATAGGCAGGAGTTGTGCACCTAGTAGTACCACCAGCTTGATGTGCCAGTATGGGCTAAGATGGTGTTGGAGAACTAGAACACTAACAGTGACACTGATGCAGTACCACTCATCCTGGGCTTTGTATTGACAGTTTATCAAGAGGTAAGGCAGTCCGGCCCTGGAAACAGTGATTCCTGAGCCCCAGTGAGAGCTTGCTGTAGGCTAATAGTACAGCGTAACTTACTGCAAATATTCATACTGAGGTAGAAGGAAAagccaggttaaaaaaaagaaaattgctaaCTGGGTTCtaggggaagaaaacaaggaagaataatttcttGTTGCAGTAATCTCAGGTTTGTTTCCACAGTTTTCTCCTGAATTCAAGGAAGTGAATCCAATGCGGCAAGTCCCAGCCTTGAAAATTGATGGCATCACCCTTTCTCAGTCGGTGAGTTACCAGCCACATCCCTGTTAACCATTCACTCCAGTCTGCTGCCCAGTCTGGAGGGGATGGCTTTGCCCCATCTTTTCCCCCAGAGGTCTCATCTGTGCATTGGAAAAGAGATGGCATTTGCAATAAACAGTCACACTTGGGGGCAGAAGTAGCATGTAGCCTCTGCTGGGAAACTGCTGTCAAGGATTTAAGCTCGATTTAAGCTCAGTTCAGCTTTGGTTTGTAACTCCACCTTTCACTGAGCAGTTTGTAGTCTGACTGGAGTGTGCCAGGGCTTGCCTGAAATTACAGCTGGGCTAAAGGGCAAGGTCCCAAGGAGACATCAAAGGGGATATTCTGTTGCTCGCATTGGTAACAAACTTCATTCAAAAGCTGTTGTATTCTCTTGGATCAGCTCCCCTTTCCCAGGTGTCCAGGATGTGAACTTTTCCTTGGCTCTCCAATAACCTCCCCTTATCTCTTTGTTCATTACAGCTAGCTATAATTCATTACCTAGAAGACACCCGTCCTAACCCCAGGCTCCTGCCCCAAGATCCGAAGAAGAGAGCCCAAGTCAGAATGATCGCTGATCATATTGCCTCCGGCATTCAGCCACTCCAGGTATTCCCTTGTCATATCCATGCAAATGAGAA
The Pelecanus crispus isolate bPelCri1 chromosome 6, bPelCri1.pri, whole genome shotgun sequence DNA segment above includes these coding regions:
- the GSTZ1 gene encoding maleylacetoacetate isomerase isoform X1 translates to MSSAAAKPILYGYFRSSCSWRVRIALALKGISYDLVPVNLLNDGGQQFSPEFKEVNPMRQVPALKIDGITLSQSLAIIHYLEDTRPNPRLLPQDPKKRAQVRMIADHIASGIQPLQNLRVLKEMGEKKKEWAQNCISSGFQALEQILQHTAGRYCVGDEVSMADLCLVPQVANAERFEVDMGPYPTISRINKALLELEAFKVSHPSRQPDTPAELRA
- the GSTZ1 gene encoding maleylacetoacetate isomerase isoform X2, whose product is MASEKPILYGYFRSSCSWRVRIALALKGISYDLVPVNLLNDGGQQFSPEFKEVNPMRQVPALKIDGITLSQSLAIIHYLEDTRPNPRLLPQDPKKRAQVRMIADHIASGIQPLQNLRVLKEMGEKKKEWAQNCISSGFQALEQILQHTAGRYCVGDEVSMADLCLVPQVANAERFEVDMGPYPTISRINKALLELEAFKVSHPSRQPDTPAELRA